Proteins encoded within one genomic window of Triticum aestivum cultivar Chinese Spring chromosome 2D, IWGSC CS RefSeq v2.1, whole genome shotgun sequence:
- the LOC123050156 gene encoding cyclin-P1-1: MGDVAVAAGGLSSPPTPPPPELGMVARAVERLVARNDALLLLDAEQSSGEGITGMVAFEGTGPPRIGVAQYLERVHRYAALEPECYVVAYAYVDRAAHRRPAAAVASKNVHRLLLACLLVASKVLDDFHHDNAFFARVGGVSNAEMNKLELELLGVLDFEVMLSRRLYDLYRAHLHKQQADDHRDTSNKPDQEPSRVDGGEEGHDDDRITRLPEGVLRYDWSQQAPAANGGRRHSSSQAPSRYS, from the exons ATGGGCGACGTCGCCGTGGCAGCGGGCGGGCTCTCctccccgccgaccccgccgcctccggAGCTGGGCATGGTGGCGCGCGCCGTGGAGCGGCTCGTGGCGCGGAAcgacgcgctgctgctgctggacGCGGAGCAGAGCAGCGGCGAGGGGATCACCGGGATGGTGGCGTTCGAGGGCACGGGGCCGCCGCGGATCGGCGTGGCGCAGTACCTGGAGCGGGTGCACCGGTACGCGGCGCTGGAACCCGAGTGCTACGTGGTGGCCTACGCGTACGTGGACCGGGCCGCGCACCGCCGCCCGGCGGCCGCCGTCGCGTCCAAGAACGTGCACCGGCTGCTTCttgcctgcctcctcgtcgcctctAAGGTCCTCGACGACTT CCACCACGACAACGCCTTCTTCGCGCGCGTGGGCGGAGTGAGCAACGCGGAGATGAACAAGCTGGAGCTGGAGCTCCTCGGCGTGCTCGACTTCGAGGTCATGCTCAGCCGCCGTCTCTACGACCTCTACCGCGCGCACCTCCACAAGCAGCAGGCCGACGACCACCGCGACACGTCCAACAAGCCGGATCAGGAGCCCTCGAgggtcgacggcggcgaggagggccATGACGACGACCGGATCACCCGGCTGCCGGAAGGCGTCTTGCGGTACGACTGGAGCCAGCAGGCGCCGGCGGCGAACGGCGGGCGGCGGCACTCGTCGTCGCAGGCACCGTCGCGGTACTCCTAG